GAGACTCAGTTCATGTCCAAAACCTGCCCAGAGGGATGTTCCCAGCAAAATCTCACAGCTTAAAACTATTCATGTTCCTTTTCAAAAACCACATTAAAGAGGAATCATTTTAAACCTCTCTGGCCCTTCGGTGAGGGTGATGCTCATGGTCAAACCTTTGGCAGCCGTTCCTCCCCAGTGGAGAAAGGACCTTCCAGAGCCCCCCAAAACACTTTactcccctccccagggcaggattTGGACCTGAAGTGAGCATCAACCTCTGGACACTAATGAAGTACAGGGACAGACACacctcttctcctcttcctccccagtgTTCCCTCTGGAGCGGCAGCAGAAACGGGGCCGACAAAAGTGGTGCGTGAAAAGATCATGCAagacagagggatggaggggaacgGAGAGAAGAAGAGATGGAAGAAGGTTGTtagaaggcagagagaaaggaaagagagagaaaaagaggagttTAGTTCtgattcccttccccccctccccaccctccccacacagaggagaaaaatcctCCCCAGGTCTcgctgcagccccaggaggaCACGACCCAGCCACCCCAGAGATGCCCTGGGCACCCCACAGAGATGGGGTACCCCATCCCCAGGGACCCTCTGGACACCTGCCATGGCCAAGCATCAACCTGGAATTTCAAACCCAGCCCTCACCAACCACCTTCTCCTGCCAGGGATTTCAATCCTCGGTCCATCAAGCAGCACCCCGGTTCACCCAGTGGCTCCTGTTATCCTCTGCAGAGGACTATGGGGGGGGTCACCACCACCTTCCAACCCCCTCTGAGATACTCAGGATactccaggctgcagctcccaaagcTCATTTGTTAGTCAGGcttgtttctgcagcagaggcagACTCAGCCATCAGATTAATTGGGAAAGGCACCcggagcagagagcagctgccGGTGGCGTATGTCCTTGTGAGACATTTGCTGCTGCTAATTTGGGGCTTAATCAAAGCAAATGCAGTTATGGTTCCATTACTGTTCAATAGCCTCTTTCAGTGCTTGctagggaaagaaaggaagagcattaaagaggaaaaaagggattgATCGGTGCGCTGAGCCTGGCAGAGCATCCCAGGGTgagagccagagctgctgtggcttAGCTCAGGATTTGGGGAGGACACAGGCAGACTGGCTGCTTCAAGAGGTGCTGTCAGTGCTCAGAAAAGGGGCTGCTAGAATGCTCTGAGCTCGAGGACTCTCATCCTGAGAGCTCAAAGCCTCAAGGCACTCACAGACAGCGGGAGGGTCTGGCTTCGGAGCAGGGAAACTGCAGTCGAGAGGAGGGAATTGTTTGAGCCCTCACAGCAGCCCCGTGGGGAAGCAAGAGATGGGCATGAGCCTAGAGAGTGTCTCACCCACCCCTGCACCCCGAGGGGTCCCCATGCCCAGGCACAGCCACCCTGTGACAcgagcagccccttccccttGCAGGGTTTGTCCCAGTCCTCCCAGCTCtcagggctggccctgctgccatCCCCAGCTCTTGTCCTTGTGGGTTACCCAGGGTTGGTCACCACAGCCctcctggggagagcagggacacaggaCATCCCCTCCCATCCACTGCACCTCCCTGAGGGCTGCACCAAGCATCTCCCAGATCTGCTGGCAAACAGCACCAAGAGCCCGAACCCTGGCTGGGATTTCTGGGCACACCTCTAGGGCTTTGTTCTTCCAAAACCAATGCAAAATGAGCAAGAAAACCTTCACGCTCCCAAATCCCTACGAGGATGCGGATCTCACCTGCCCACCCCACCACCCAGTGGTCCCCAGCAGCTTTGCAATCAGGAGTGGAAAGCAGAGCGTTTCCCCATGGTTGTTCATGCTTAGGCCTTAGACCCTGGGGGGcctggaggggacacagagTCTCCTTTTCCCACCAGGAATGTCCTACCTGGTGGTGGGGGATCGCTTCCTGCGCTCGCAGTGCACGGCATCAAAGAACGCGGCATTCCAAAACCGCAGGTTGtgcctgcaggagggagggagatgtTGGGGAAGGTCCCTGATATCtgatttagattagatagaaggaaggtttttttacagttagggtggtgaggccctggcacaggttgcccagagaagctgtggctgccccatccctggaagtgcccaaagccaggttggatggggcttggagcaaactggtctagtggaagttgtccctgcccatggcaggggggtggaatgagataagctttgaggttccttccaagccaaaccagtctgtgattctataatccCCCCAAGCCTGTCCCCAAATCCTCTCAGGGCCAAGCTCACCCACTTCTCAGGGGTCAGGAGGTGACTCGAGGATGGCCTAAACAAGTCTGGCAGATGTGATCCATTTTTGGACCAGCCCTTTTGTGGCTGCAAACATGCTCTCATTAGCACAAGGGATGTGCCAAAGCCCAAGGTCACCTCTGTTAGAGGCAGCAGCTTAAAGGCACTCATGAACATCTGGAGAACATGTGGGACAGGAGGACAAACCCCCTCCCCATGGAGGCCAATGCCAAGCAGGAACCAGCTCGCCCCAGGGGCTTTACCAGATCGGCTGCTGCTTGAGGTGCATGTACAGGTAgatcttctctcctttcttctcctcctcctctgggctctgcaCAGAAACTGGGGGGACACAGAGTCACATGCTAAGGTCTGGACAACTCCCAGCTTCCCACCCAAGCAAAGATTTTATGCCTCCCCCTCCCAGCTTGGCATCTGAGAAGCAGTGATGGTTTGCAAACCAAACACTCATCTTCAATACATCCACAGCAACACGAAGAGGAGCTTTGGCTGCTTTTTGTGGGCAGGTATTAGCCCACTAATACTCAAGGGACTGGACCACTGGTTTGGCAGCACACACAGTGACTGGGGGAGACTGATGCACCACAAAGGCGCAGGGCAGTGGATGCCCAAACCTCTGCAGCCTGTGACACTGAGGAcaagctccttgcaggacaAGAGTTGTGATTGTTCTAAAACAAGGGACTCCAGCAtttccatccctctctccttcccccaggatGCCTTGACCATGACCACTGCAGCAGTCCTGGCTCCACTCACCTGTcttcttcagcttctccttcGGTTTGTCCTCACCTTCACTGTGGCACAGAAAACAGTGTCAGCTCCCAAAAATCCTGTCCCCCCTGACAGCCCATGATGCCCCTGGTGAAGGAAGCACCCTCATTTGAAAGACCCCCTACTCCCGTGCCATTTTCCCTGGGGCCAGAAAGGTGACTAGGAGGTGGTGGTGTCCATCCCAGTCAGACCCAGTACAGAGATGATGCAGAAGACCACGATCCTGGAACCACATAACTCCACACCCAAGGGATGCAGGACTCCCAGACAATGAGGTGACAATGACTAGTGCACAAAGCATGGGACCAGGCTAGAGCCCACCTTCCCATGGCCATGGTAGCCCAGGAGGTTTCTGTCTTGGTCAcagccccagcccaccctgcccacCCAATGGAGTGGTACCCACTCGCTCTTTTTGGTGGCAGGACCCTTCAGTTTGGTCTCCAGGCCCCCAAAGAAGCCCTTGACGTTCTCTGTCTTGGCTGATGTGTTTTTCAGCAGCCGCTCTGCGATGTCCTTCTTCTCCGCCAGCCACGTGTTCGCTGACTTCAGGTATGAGTCGATGCTGCCTGTGGGCTTCTCCTTGGTCTCCAAGGGCAGAGCGTGGGGCTTGCCTGGGGGAAACACATCAGCAGTTCAGTGAGTTCCATGGTCCTGAGTGCTGACAGCTCCTGGGGGACTTGCTCCATCTACAAGATGCACCACGAAGACCGGGAGCCAGACGGAAACACCCAAGATCCTATCCCACCCCAATTTCTGTAGGTCTTTATCTTCATCCACATTTTGAGTAGAAAATCCAGCCCCCCATGGAGGAGTGGCCACTACACACCAAGTAACAAGCCAAGGTGCTTCTGGGCTGGGGTGTTCACATCCTACACCCAGGGTCAGGGAACATCTGGGGGTTGTCACATGCGAACATCCCTGGCTAGAATGCCAATGCCAAACCAGCATCCCCATGAGCTACCACCCCCAGTAAGGGGCTCTGCCAGGTATCCATAGATTTTCAGACATGGAGGCTCTTTTCCACTCAGTATCAGTGTCACCCAGAAGAAGGCGAGCTGGGGTGCCCCTCCACCACACTTCCCATGCACAGGGCTCACATCACACAGGTCCCCAGCACCAGCAAAGCCTGCACAAGGGTGCAGATGCCTCTTACCTATGTAGTAGTAGGTGAAACACATGGTCATGAGGTTCTTGGCGGGGCTGAAATCATCCATCTGGTGACACCTGACATGGAGGGAGGATTCAGTGAAGACACCCAGTGATGGAAACTCAGCCTCATGGCTCTGATCTCAGGGGCTTTTGGTGGTTGCAACAAAGCCCCAGACTCTCCCCAGGACTTACTCAAACAGCACGAGGGCGAATGACTGCATCAGGCGGTAGAAGGTCTGCTCTGAGACACACTTGGAGTTGCAGCGCTGCAGAGACAGAGCCCAGGgttcagcacagcagcaagaacagcCTCAGCCCACCCTGGGACCTCCACCATGGGACATGGGCAAAGAGTACACACAGCTTGGCTCCCCCTCAGAAACAGCGGTTTGCCTCTCTGGATGGTTCTTTTAGGGAATAGGGCATTTCCAAGTGCTGGTGGGattcaattttaaataaaacaaatgagtTCTTTCCCACATTGCACTAAGTACATATTCAACTGCCTTGAGATGCATTTATTCACTCCTGTACTCCTTGTGCTGAGGTTCCTCCCTTTCTTCAAGTTTCTGCCCTCCAAAAATACTGCTTTGGGGTACAGTAAATTCCCCTGGCCtggtttgatccctgtatgggccattcacttaagagttggactcgatgatccttgtgggtcccttccaactcagaatattctgtgattctgtgtgtgattctgtgattctgaccctcctgcccaggctgtTCAACAGTCTAGTGAAggatccctgctccctccccctcACTCCCCTTACCTGGGCGCTCACATATCTCGCGAACcactccctgcccttcccattCTCGCTGCTGCAGAGCTCACCAAACCTGGCCTTCTCCTCTTGGTCCAAATCCTctctgaaatgaggaaaaatttaaaaaacaccaTTGAAGCTGAGGATGTGACCAGCGTCCCCCatccagccagcacagctgcgCTCCCCCACATCATCCCTCAGCAGCAACAACCCGGCGCTGCGATGCcgggaggaaggcagaggaagaggggAATGGAAGCATCCATTTTGTCATCCCTCGGCTTACGCTGCTCTTTTATTCCTCCCTGGCAGGGAGGAAACcaaaggcagagggagaagggaagagccaAGGACGGCGCGAGCAGAAACTGAGCTCCAGAGACAGGCGCGGTGCCCCAGAGCGAAAACAAGCCCTGTTGCTGCTCATCACGCTCCGTCTGCTCGATCCTGCTTGACGCGCTGAGACACCACGTTAGGGAGaccacagggatggggacagagcccagagctgcctgggggtcccggggcaTGTGTGAGCCACCAGCATTTGCATGGGCATCAGCAGAGATGTGCAGTGgggagaggagatggagaaCCCCGGCATGGTGAGCCCCCTGGCACAGCGAGCCCCTGGCATGGGAAAGGGGATAaagaagaggggagggaagatgGGGGTGGAAGATGAGCTGGGATGTGCTCAGGAGAGGGGTGCAAGCCAAAGCCTGCATGCCCTCTTAGCTCTGATGCTGTGGAGCAACAAGCTGCATCAGCCAAGCCCAGGGAAGGACACAAACCGATGCTCTCAGAGTGGGAAAGCAGCCAGATCTCATTCCATGGGatgttccctggcagcaggcTCAGCAGCACTCACTAGCCCTGCTTGCTTACCCCCCGGTGAAGATCTTCTCCACGTAGTGCCGCATGAACTCCCGGCGCTCGGCCATCGCCTCGTCCCGCGCCGACTCCGTGCTctggctggaggagaaggactCGTTGGAGGAGGAGCGGTGGTAGCCACTCCAGTGCCTGGGAGAGTCACCCATGTCATTCTCGCTGTCCGCCGACTCGGTGGCATCACTCTCCTCCCCGGCCAcgtcccctgtgtcccccaggtGCCCGTCCCCTGCATCCCCCAGGTGCCCGTTGTcactgggggcagtgggaggagCAGGCTCTGAGGGGTCACAGGTGGGTGTTTCAGCATCAAAGTCAATGAGGTTCCCCACAGGCACATCCACAGGGGCCTCCATGGCTCTCCTGGGGGATGTGGTGGTGTTGGAGGGACTTGCTCCTTGTCCTTCTGCCCCTCACTGAGGTGTGGAGGCCATCGCAGGCAGGATGCTGACTAAGGCAGGCAGGACCTTCTGAGGGGGGACAGGTTAGCACAGGACATCTGAAAGACAGAGGGAGGATAAGAGTGAGGACAGGTCCCCAGAGAACCACCACCATGGACCTTGGGGAAGGCCACCACCTACGATGTCCCCAGGATGTCCATCAGCAGTGGAGGGAAAGGACAGGGACACACCAGGCAGACAGGgctggctgctctccatcagCCATGTGAATCAGCAAACCCATGCAGTGCTCATGTGCTTTCAGCACAGTTTAAGAGGGTTTTCCATCCTTTAGCCCAGAAAAGAGACAGTTTGAGCCCGAGCTCCATATGTCATATTTGGGATGTGACATCTCGCGGCCTGACGGGCAAAACTGGGCTGGCCTGAGCCAGCAGCTGGCAACACACTGGGGATTCtccagggcagccctggagaaacaccctcctctctcctgccttcctctctgctcATGGGTCTGTCTGACCCCATTTGGAAAGGGGATCATCTCCAGGGTGGAGCATCCCAGCGCTAAACACACATTGACTTAAATGGGGAATGGAAAGGGGATGCTGGACACAACAGAAACTGTAATGGGATGAGGACATAGAGTTCTGAACTGCAAATAATTACTTTTGGCATCCAACCCAGATTGCAAAGGTCCTACAGAggccacaggcagctctgctccaggagcacCTGCTGGCAATGGACCACGATGCTCCAGCACATGCCCATCCCAGACAgcacctcagcagctgctgtgcagcaaaAAGGGCAAAGAAAGGGCTGCCCTGAAACTGCTTCTTCATCACAGAGTCACTCATGTCCTCTGTGAGAATTCTGCCCCAGGAGGTGGCAAATGATGGCATCTGAGAAGGGACCCTGGTACAAGCAGCCCCACTGCAGCGTCCAGGTACTGGGCCAGCACAAGGTGGcacaggagcagagacagcagcacagGTGACAGATAACAGTGACAAACCTAGCACAACAGCAACACTGACACAGCCCCACTGCCTTCCAGGGAACTGAACCCAGGACACAGGCAACCAGCCCCAGAACAAAAGTACCCAGATTTATTAGCATACCCCAAAGGACAAATGTCCAGTTcatcagacaaaaaaagagttcaaaataaaaccaaatctgaCGTTTTTCactgagcagagcacagtgtCCCTGGGAAAATAACCCCCGGGATGCAGGAGAAGcatctttctcctcctccttcccgtCCCCAGGGACCCTTTGGGGCAGTGGGGTGCTGAGACCCACAGGGGAATAAAACACTGCACCCTCCCTGAGCATCAGATAGCTGGGAAAATCCCTTGTCCCACAGTCCCCAGGGCTGAGAAATGGCAGGGACAGAAAGTCAAGTCACCTCAGGTGGCAGAAATTTGGACACCAGCATGCACCCACCACAAGCAATCACCTCCCCCTCCACTGGCAGCCTGTTCTCCCCGCTTCCCTCACACCGAAGACACTCTCTCCTCACACACACCTGAACCTGCGTCCTGGGAGAGCCACATGGACACTGCTGCACTCAGGGAGCTGCCGAGGCCTCTCCCCCTGCGGCACAGCAGGGACTGGCCGGGTGCCCGTGGGGAGCcagccagctgcagcccagctcgGCATTCCCGGCAACCTGACACCTCCAACCACCCCGTGAGCTGCAGGGACCTCGCTGTGATCCATCCATCCGTGTACCCACCCATCCATGCATCCATCCATGCAtccatccctctgtcccccaCCTTTCCCGCTCCCAAGGCAGCTGCAAAGTCCCTTTTGGCACCAATGGAGAGAAGGCTCcggggagacctgagagccccttccagtgcctaaaggggctccaagaaagctggagagggacttagGACAacagcctggagtgacaggacaaggaagaatggcttcacactgacaggacagggtgagatgggatattgggaagaaatgcttccctgggagggtggggaggccctggcacaggttgcccagagaagttgtggctgccccatccctgaagtgtccaaggccaggttggatgggtttTAGAACAAccttgtctagtggaaggtgtccctgcccatggcagagggttgaaatgagatgagctttTAGGATCTCCCAGCACCCCTAAATCCTGCATGGTTTCCCCCTGGGGCTTTTTCCAAGCGTGCTGGATGCTGAGGTCAGGTTTGATGAGGGACCTCAGCAATTCACACCTGGGAAGTGGGGTCCAATCCCAGTTTGCTGCGATGGAAATCCCGGAGGGGAGCAGAATTTGGCTAGTCTGAGGCCCAGCTCTCCTTACTTCCCAGCCACAAGGCTTGGATCCCCATGAGCTCcttcccaccctgtccccagagctggatgacAAACTCAGATAATCCCTGTTATCAGCTCAGGCTGTGGGTGACATCCCACATAATGACAATGCTCGAACCCTCACTCGCATCTGCATCCTGCATGGAGACggtgctccagcctggagctgtcAGGATGATTAAAAACCGTAATTAAAGTGAAGAAACCTCTGGCTGTCTTCTTGTAGCTGCAGGAGTCCATCCCTCCTGTCTCTCCGCTCCCTGGGTGCTGGATGGCACCTGGACACGTAGCTCAAGGGCTCTGAGAGGCCCTGGGGACATTCAGCTccaggaaagggggaaagacACAATTAATATTCTCGCAGGACTCAGCTTGGCAGTCCAGAGGGGatggctctgctccctgggacactgtgcATGGACACAGCCACGAGCTCCGCAGAGATCTCTGGCAGTGCATCCATGCCCTGCCAAGGGATGTGGATGCCAAGGGCTGTGTTCATCCCACTGCTGTGCGGGGGCAAGAGATGCTCCTGCAGCACGTGGGCAGCATCTTGCCCTGATCAGGGCATGGCTcgggctgctctgcagcagaggtTGTTTAAACACATCccatgtttctgtttctcagctgTGTCATGGGACAGGTCCTTCCTGACCTGCAGGAAGGGAGTCAGAGCATTGCTGCCTCCTCCCATCCCacatcctgctgccctggggaggatGCAGCCCTGATGCAGAGGGATACATAGGGAGTCACCAttgctggagggacaggaaaagTGCCATTTCCCAGTGCTGGCACTTTTCCACACTGCAGCCCACCATGGAGATCCACATTTGTCCCCTCGCCCTGTGCACAGCACACCCAAGTCCCAGGGGCTTGAGTTGCCCACCGTGCAGCTGGTATGTGGAGTCTGACAGGAATGCCACTTGCTCCCGCTGGGGACACCACACAACTATCCCCCTCACTGCACCCACGGGTCTGTCCCAGCCAAGCACGTGCCATGGCAGGCACTGAGCCAGCCTGTCAGGGCTCTGCAAAGGCACCGTGGGCAAAGCTGTGTGCCTGCCAAGGAAAACTCCCTGTGCCGTAAGGGAACGGCCTGTTTCCTCCCAGGGAACTGGTCAGTCTTGTTCCCCTGTGTCTCTCCCACAGGGAGAACAGCCCGGCCGCAGGGTCATGGCTGAGGGACGCAGACCCATTGAGTGCCAGACCCATCAAACCACCCTAAATCTGGAGGTACCGCAGCTACCCCATCCCAAAGAGCCCCACAGATGTTCAAACACACAAACCTCCTTGCTCAAACACTGGGACTTTGGAAAGCTGAAACTCCCCCACGCTGGGTCTGCCTGTCCCCACTGCAGATCCACTCTGCTCCCGgcactggcagcagggacacacTCCCTGTTTGTCAGGGCTCGAGCTGTGCCCTCGCTGAGGCGCAGCCATGCTGCAGAATTGCCCAGGAATTACTGCTCTGcaacttcataaaaataattcccCGAATGCCAGGGGGGCTCTGAGCTGTGACCAGTGCTCAGCTGCGCTGGCACAGGTGGAGCAGAGACCACACACACTCGGTGCATGTCAGGGTcagcacccagctctgccctgagcctGCACTGGGGTCCCTGTCCCTGATGCAGGAGGATTTTTGGCACGTGATGTGTGTTGGCCGACTGGGTCTTTTCCCCAGTGGCATCTCCTCTCCTGACCCCAgtgtcagggcactgctgctgggTGGGCAGCAACCTTCCCAAAACCAACTTTAACCCACACGGGGCACTGTATTGAACCATCTCGCTCGGCCCTAATAACGGAGCCATTTCCAGGGAATCTgaagcccagcagctcccagcttgCTCCGCTTCCCAGAGAGCCCTTTCCCCCCGCTGCCATCAGACACCAGATGGCAGCTCCCCATTCGCCTGGACTTCAGAGGGGAATTAAATGTCTCTTCAATAGACCTGCGCTACGTAAGCCGGGCTTTTGTGCCGAGCAGCGGCTTCTCCTTTCACacttgcagcagcacagccctaACACCCCCCacgacacacacacacatccccagGAGCCCCAAAACGCAGCTACTTATTGCACAATTCCCATTTTCACCAGCAAAATTCCATCCCGGGGGGCTAGGCTGTATTTTGGAAATGAGCTCCCCAAAAGGCACGGGTGGTTTTCCCTGCCCTGAACACACTCGGTCCCCCACTCCCACGGGAgaagctgcctccagcccctgtGGATGGGTTAAGGATGCAGCCGCCACGGCAGCACAGCTGAAGCCTTTTGCTGGTGGAGCCTGGGGACCCTCGGAGCACATGGGGACCCTCCATCCTTCCCAGGCTGGACGGATGGATGCATCCAACCGATGTGCTGAGTTTAAAGGGAGGTGGGTGCTGACGGAAAAGCAGGTTACCACCACCCGGCGGGAGATGGGGAAAGAGGACGGATTAAACCCCAGCCGTGCCGAGGCCTGTCCTCGCGCGGGGTCACAGCGGAGCTGGTGTCCCCTGTCCCcgtcctccctccctccttcccttcgCTTTTACCTGCACCCAGGAGCCTCGGAGCAGCCCGGCTCGCCGGTGGATCAGCAGCATCCGGCAGGGCTGTGTCCGGCGTGGGCGCCGGCGGTGGATGCGGGGCAGGGACGATGCGATCCCTCCCTCCGGAGCCCCGGCGCATCGCGGGTGCCCACGCAGCACGCACGGCTGCGCGCACAGCCCGGCTGGCGGCTCCCGGGAAAGGCAAGGGAAAACCTCATTGTGTAATTTGGCCACGGCTTTCACGGCCGGCCGAGCGCCGATGTCTCTCCCGAGAGCCGCGCCGGCCCCTTTTCCTGCGGCAGCGGGCCAGCGCTCAGCCCCCGAGCGAGCAGGGCCCCCCGGGAGGATTCCCGCACCGAGACCGTCACCCCCCAAAAACAGCCTGTGCAATGCCCTGTGCGCTCAGACATCCGAAATGTTAACCACGAGCAGGTGGTATCCCCCTCATAGAGGAATtccccagcccaaaccagcctgtGCACTCACATATCTGACATAGTAACCAAAATTAGGTGGGGTCCCCCTCAAAGAGTTCTCCAGACCAAAACATCCTGTGCAAGCCTCTGCACTTGCAGATATCCAAAATATTAACCAAAATTAGGTGGGTCCCCATCAAAGGGGAATTCTACCACTCaaagcagcctgtgccagcccctgtgCATAATGACACCTGAAATATTAACCAAAATTAGGTGGAATCCCCATCAAAGGGGGGGTTCTCCAGCCCTTTCCATCACCTTTAGCTGGTTTTTAAGCCTCCCCATCACTCAGACCCCTGAGGATTTTGAGTtacctgctctgctcctcccaggTGAGacactgtggggaaaaaaaaatgccaaatgaGATCAGAGGCGGGAAAGTTGCAGTGGGGAGGAGGAACTGGGTGGTGCAGCAACGGGACAAGAGCAATGCTCAGGGGAATTGCTGCCTGCTCAGAGGCAGCACCACTGGGGTCCAGCTTCGTTCCTGGCCCCTCAGAGAAAAAGCTCCAAGGTTTTTGTGGCAAAAGATGGGACAGAGGGAAAGGGTGAGAACCCTGGGAGGGATGTCCCAGAGGGGGTGTTACAAGCCTGAGTGGCAATTCTGGGGTGCTCTCAATGACGAGGAGTCTCTAATACAAAGAGAATTAAATGACTGTGTAGAGGAGGCCACCAACCCCTCCACTTCTGCCCTTGCCAGTATCTGTGCCAGGGCATCTCAGCCCTCCCAAAAGGACCCAAGCAATGCCTGCATTAGCCCAGCAAGTCTCTCTGAGGGttgggggagcagcagcccctgtcAGGCAGTGGAAGGCGCTCCCTGACAGCGAGGGGAGGCTGGAACACCCCTCCCATTTCTGTCAGCCCAGTATCCTTagtcctgcttttcctccctaCTCCAGCATCACCCCAACCCTTAGCAGAGTGCTTTTCCATGCATCAGAGCATCCCCCATGTACAGGGAAACATTGATTGCTGACCCAGCACACCCTGAAAGACTGGCAGCAGTAGCCAGTCCTGTTCTGATCCCCCTGGGGAGCAAAAACCAGGCTTGACTGTAAGAACAGCATCCTCCCCCTCTGGAGATGCCATGGGGGGATGGCCTATGGGCAGCAAACTGTATGAACCCAGGGAAATATTGCTGGGATGAGGATTGCAGCATCCCTGGCAAAGCCTGGCCAAACCCAGGTGCTGCCACATTAGGGCATCCTTGGAAGAGAGTCAAAGTCCTCCACGGGCTTTTCAGTcctctggagccaggcaggaGTGAGGGAGACGAGTGAGTCATTCCTGCCATGGATCATCCTCGTCAGGAGATCTCAGATGGTGCCAATTAGTGTGAAACTGCTCATTGCCCTCTTCAACCCCACACGGAGGGGATGCTGCCACCCCCCCCCATCATCATCACATCAGCCCACGGAGGAAACAAGGCGCTTGTGACACAACGTTTTAGCTCATCAGAAATCCGAGAGCATCACTAATCGACTGTCTGCCAGGGGTGATTATTATAATTAAGCCAGACTTCAGAAATTGCAAGTGACGTGTAAAAACACCTCCCAGATCCCCGATTTTTATATAACACAATGGGGAGGGTTTTAGTGCCTCCCCCTTGCCAGCTCTTGCTACTTCGGTTTTCATCTGGATGCCtgatctttatttatttatttttatgtgttctGCTGTTGACCCAGGATTTGAAGCACAGGAGATGGAAACCCCAGCAGTGCACCAGCACACATCCTCCTGGCacctggaagcgttcaaggccaggttgcacagggcttggagcaacgtggtctagtgagtgtccctgcctgtggcagggggttggaaggggGTGATCTTCaagatccctttcaacccaaaccattctgttgTTCTAGTAAGTTTTGCACCTCTTCCCCCTGTTTCACCTCCTCCACCTCAACTCACAGCCCTCCCCAGGAATTACTCCCCTTAACAAGGTGCTAGGAGATCATCTACCCCGTTACTCTGCCACGGCTGGAAGCAGCCAAGGACCAGGGCAGCCCATTTCCACCAAGGGTCATTTTGGGTTATCAAC
The Chiroxiphia lanceolata isolate bChiLan1 chromosome 13, bChiLan1.pri, whole genome shotgun sequence DNA segment above includes these coding regions:
- the KIAA0513 gene encoding uncharacterized protein KIAA0513 homolog isoform X2, with the protein product MEAPVDVPVGNLIDFDAETPTCDPSEPAPPTAPSDNGHLGDAGDGHLGDTGDVAGEESDATESADSENDMGDSPRHWSGYHRSSSNESFSSSQSTESARDEAMAERREFMRHYVEKIFTGGEDLDQEEKARFGELCSSENGKGREWFARYVSAQRCNSKCVSEQTFYRLMQSFALVLFECHQMDDFSPAKNLMTMCFTYYYIGKPHALPLETKEKPTGSIDSYLKSANTWLAEKKDIAERLLKNTSAKTENVKGFFGGLETKLKGPATKKSDEGEDKPKEKLKKTVSVQSPEEEEKKGEKIYLYMHLKQQPIWHNLRFWNAAFFDAVHCERRKRSPTTREKWCHMTQEERDDSLRFNENITFGQLGTFIHNMLAFGLNKKLCSDFLKKQATIGNLDEEQYKLLSDHIEQMATE
- the KIAA0513 gene encoding uncharacterized protein KIAA0513 homolog isoform X1; translation: MEAPVDVPVGNLIDFDAETPTCDPSEPAPPTAPSDNGHLGDAGDGHLGDTGDVAGEESDATESADSENDMGDSPRHWSGYHRSSSNESFSSSQSTESARDEAMAERREFMRHYVEKIFTGGEDLDQEEKARFGELCSSENGKGREWFARYVSAQRCNSKCVSEQTFYRLMQSFALVLFECHQMDDFSPAKNLMTMCFTYYYIGKPHALPLETKEKPTGSIDSYLKSANTWLAEKKDIAERLLKNTSAKTENVKGFFGGLETKLKGPATKKSDEGEDKPKEKLKKTVSVQSPEEEEKKGEKIYLYMHLKQQPIWHNLRFWNAAFFDAVHCERRKRSPTTRGNTGEEEEKREKWCHMTQEERDDSLRFNENITFGQLGTFIHNMLAFGLNKKLCSDFLKKQATIGNLDEEQYKLLSDHIEQMATE